Proteins from a genomic interval of Heterodontus francisci isolate sHetFra1 chromosome 31, sHetFra1.hap1, whole genome shotgun sequence:
- the LOC137347241 gene encoding serine incorporator 1-like isoform X1: MGACLGICSVVSCASCLCGSAPCLLSGCCPSTKNSVVTRLTYGFFLLLGTIVSCILIAPGIEAQLKKIPGFCEGSSGVPFIQAHVNCDVIVGYKSVYRMCFGLAAFFFFFALIMIQVKSSKDPRGALQNGFWFFKFLALVGITVGAFFIPDGTFTTVWFYFGVVGAFCFILIQLILLIDFAHSWSQSWVQNMEEGNAKCWFAALLFFTALNYILSIAAVVVLYLFYTKPDDCTANKVFISLNLIFCIIVSIVSILPKIQEAQPHSGLLQASIITLYTMYVTWSAMTNEPERKCNPSLLSIVQQTTSNSTVAPPSSSVIQWWDAQSIVGLIIFLLCVFYASIRSSTNAQVNKLLMTEEGEGTMGEFSAPREDGFHRAEDNEQDAVTYSYSFFHFCLFLASLYIMMTLTNWYRPSSDYSTVQSPWPAVWVKISSSWIGLLLYLWTLIAPLILSNRDFS, encoded by the exons ATGGGAGCCTGTCTAGGAATCTGCTCTGTGGTCAGTTGT GCCTCGTGTCTATGTGGAAGTGCACCATGCCTGCTTTCTGGCTGTTGTCCCTCAACCAAGAACTCGGTGGTGACTCGCCTCACCTACGGCTTCTTCTTGCTTCTCGGAACAATTGTTTCCTGTATCTTGATTGCGCCAGGCATAGAGGCCCAACTGAAGAAG ATTCCTGGATTTTGTGAAGGAAGTTCAGGTGTTCCCTTCATTCAGGCGCATGTTAACTGTGATGTCATTGTGGGTTATAAGTCCGTGTATCGCATGTGCTTTGGTCTGGctgccttcttcttcttctttgcttTGATTATGATCCAAGtgaagagcagcaaagacccaagggGCGCACTGCAGAATGG ATTCTGGTTTTTCAAATTTCTGGCGTTAGTGGGAATCACTGTTGGTGCTTTCTTCATTCCTGATGGAACCTTTACAACAG TGTGGTTCTACTTTGGTGTGGTTGGGGCTTTCTGCTTCATTCTCATCCAGCTGATACTTCTCATCGATTTTGCTCACTCTTGGAGCCAGTCGTGGGTTCAGAACATGGAAGAGGGAAATGCCAAATGCTGGTTTGCTG CCTTACTTTTCTTTACGGCCCTTAACTACATCCTCTCAATAGCTGCAGTCGTGGTTTTGTATCTTTTTTACACTAAGCCTGATGACTGTACAGCAAATAAGGTCTTCATCAGTCTGAACCTCATCTTCTGCATCATTGTCTCCATTGTGTCCATCCTGCCAAAGATTCAG GAAGCTCAGCCTCATTCAGGTTTGCTGCAAGCCTCTATCATTACTCTCTATACAATGTATGTGACCTGGTCAGCCATGACCAATGAACCAG AAAGAAAGTGTAACCCCAGTCTACTGAGCATTGTCCAACAAACAACCAGCAACTCAACTGTTGCTCCACCCTCCAGTTCAGTAATCCAGTGGTGGGATGCCCAGAGCATTGTAGGATTGATCATCTTCCTCCTTTGTGTGTTTTATGCAAG TATCCGATCATCTACTAATGCTCAAGTTAACAAGCTGCTGATGACTGAAGAAGGCGAAGGGACGATGGGAGAGTTCTCTGCACCCCGTGAAGATGGGTTTCATCGTGCAGAGGATAACGAGCAGGATGCAGTTACCTACAGCTATTCCTTCTTCCATTTTTGCCTCTTCCTGGCCTCCCTCTACATCATGATGACACTTACAAACTGGTACCG CCCTAGCTCTGATTACTCAACTGTGCAAAGTCCCTGGCCGGCAGTCTGGGTGAAGATCTCCTCGAGCTGGATTGGACTGCTGTTGTACTTGTGGACTCTGATTGCTCCTCTCATTCTGTCGAATCGTGACTTCAGCTAA
- the LOC137347241 gene encoding serine incorporator 1-like isoform X2, which translates to MGACLGICSVASCLCGSAPCLLSGCCPSTKNSVVTRLTYGFFLLLGTIVSCILIAPGIEAQLKKIPGFCEGSSGVPFIQAHVNCDVIVGYKSVYRMCFGLAAFFFFFALIMIQVKSSKDPRGALQNGFWFFKFLALVGITVGAFFIPDGTFTTVWFYFGVVGAFCFILIQLILLIDFAHSWSQSWVQNMEEGNAKCWFAALLFFTALNYILSIAAVVVLYLFYTKPDDCTANKVFISLNLIFCIIVSIVSILPKIQEAQPHSGLLQASIITLYTMYVTWSAMTNEPERKCNPSLLSIVQQTTSNSTVAPPSSSVIQWWDAQSIVGLIIFLLCVFYASIRSSTNAQVNKLLMTEEGEGTMGEFSAPREDGFHRAEDNEQDAVTYSYSFFHFCLFLASLYIMMTLTNWYRPSSDYSTVQSPWPAVWVKISSSWIGLLLYLWTLIAPLILSNRDFS; encoded by the exons ATGGGAGCCTGTCTAGGAATCTGCTCTGTG GCCTCGTGTCTATGTGGAAGTGCACCATGCCTGCTTTCTGGCTGTTGTCCCTCAACCAAGAACTCGGTGGTGACTCGCCTCACCTACGGCTTCTTCTTGCTTCTCGGAACAATTGTTTCCTGTATCTTGATTGCGCCAGGCATAGAGGCCCAACTGAAGAAG ATTCCTGGATTTTGTGAAGGAAGTTCAGGTGTTCCCTTCATTCAGGCGCATGTTAACTGTGATGTCATTGTGGGTTATAAGTCCGTGTATCGCATGTGCTTTGGTCTGGctgccttcttcttcttctttgcttTGATTATGATCCAAGtgaagagcagcaaagacccaagggGCGCACTGCAGAATGG ATTCTGGTTTTTCAAATTTCTGGCGTTAGTGGGAATCACTGTTGGTGCTTTCTTCATTCCTGATGGAACCTTTACAACAG TGTGGTTCTACTTTGGTGTGGTTGGGGCTTTCTGCTTCATTCTCATCCAGCTGATACTTCTCATCGATTTTGCTCACTCTTGGAGCCAGTCGTGGGTTCAGAACATGGAAGAGGGAAATGCCAAATGCTGGTTTGCTG CCTTACTTTTCTTTACGGCCCTTAACTACATCCTCTCAATAGCTGCAGTCGTGGTTTTGTATCTTTTTTACACTAAGCCTGATGACTGTACAGCAAATAAGGTCTTCATCAGTCTGAACCTCATCTTCTGCATCATTGTCTCCATTGTGTCCATCCTGCCAAAGATTCAG GAAGCTCAGCCTCATTCAGGTTTGCTGCAAGCCTCTATCATTACTCTCTATACAATGTATGTGACCTGGTCAGCCATGACCAATGAACCAG AAAGAAAGTGTAACCCCAGTCTACTGAGCATTGTCCAACAAACAACCAGCAACTCAACTGTTGCTCCACCCTCCAGTTCAGTAATCCAGTGGTGGGATGCCCAGAGCATTGTAGGATTGATCATCTTCCTCCTTTGTGTGTTTTATGCAAG TATCCGATCATCTACTAATGCTCAAGTTAACAAGCTGCTGATGACTGAAGAAGGCGAAGGGACGATGGGAGAGTTCTCTGCACCCCGTGAAGATGGGTTTCATCGTGCAGAGGATAACGAGCAGGATGCAGTTACCTACAGCTATTCCTTCTTCCATTTTTGCCTCTTCCTGGCCTCCCTCTACATCATGATGACACTTACAAACTGGTACCG CCCTAGCTCTGATTACTCAACTGTGCAAAGTCCCTGGCCGGCAGTCTGGGTGAAGATCTCCTCGAGCTGGATTGGACTGCTGTTGTACTTGTGGACTCTGATTGCTCCTCTCATTCTGTCGAATCGTGACTTCAGCTAA